TACCCAAAATGAGTGAGGAGTGAGGAGTGAAGAGTGAAGAGTTTAATTTAGATTTTAGATTTTGGATTTTGGATTGTGGATTATGTGATTCTGGACTCCGAACTCTGAACGCTGAACGCTGTACTTGAATCGCTTTCCTCACTGCCTCCATGTTTTCTCTCATCGTTTTGATCGGGGCAGGATAGATTGTAGGGAGGAACGCAGATGTTTCGTGGTGTGCAAAGATTTCTGCTATCTTTAATATAACATTAAAATCTGACGTCGTAGTATCAAAACTGCTGATACCGTGTGTATGGAGGTCGATGAACATATCTATTATACAAACTGGACAGGTATTCTTTACTGGAGGCGAGTGCCTTTTTAACAGACTTCTTTCCGTATAGTCCTACAAATCCATAAAAGTAGTCAAAGCGCAGAAAATTTCTGAAGATTCTACTCCACGAATAGAATTTTGCCATAGCTTTCAGTGTTTCAATATGCAGTTCAAAGGCAGTCATCAATTTTGGTTCAAACACAGCATGATGAGCATCATATTTACTCCAATCTGTGTGGATAATACGACCCTCCTGCATGAGTTCATCGAAGATGGGGGTCCCGGGAAGGGGCGTGAGCATCATAAACTGGACAGAATCTATGTCGAGGCGTCTGGCAAATCTCTGTGTGCTTTTGATGGTTTTAATATCGTCGGTATCACCCCCAAAGACAAACATTCCGTGGATCCCTATGGAGGAGTCTTTAAGGATTTTTATACACTTTATTATATCTTCGAGACTTTGATGTTTGTTATAAAAAGCAAGGGTCTGAGGGTTTATAGACTCAAACCCTACATAGACATTAAAACAGCCTGTTTTAGCCATAAGGTCAATGAGTTCAGGGTCACTGGCAATGTCTGTGCGTACCTGCGCAGACCACTCTATTCGAATATCTTCATCAAGAAATCCTCTGAGAAGAGTTTTGGTGCGTTCTTTGTTAGCTGCAAAGTTATCATCAATAAAAAAGATATGAACCTTTTCTGAGGCAACCATCCTGAGTTCTTTCATAACCCTTTCAATGGATTTAAAGCGATACTTCCTCCCGAACATCGGGATTACAGAACAGAACCTGCAGTTGAAGGGACAGCCCCTTGATGTAGCGATAGGTATTGTTGTCTTAGCTCCCCAGTTATGGACAAGATCGAAATCAGGTATTGGGGCGGCATCCATGTCATGAATGAGTCCTCTATGTGAGTTATGTATTATGATCCCATCTCTATCTTTGTATGAAAGCCCGCTGATGCCATTTAAGGATTTACCTGAAGATAGATGCTCGATAAGTTCAACAATTGTTTCTTCCCCTTCGCCTCTTATAACATAATCTGCATATGCCAGACCCTCTTCAGGGAGGAAGGTAGGGTGTGGTCCCCCAAGGATAATCGGTATTCCCATTGCACTGAATTTCTTTGCAAGTTGATATGCCCTCAGAGCAGTTGAGGTTATAGTGGAAATACCTATAATATCTGCTTCTTTCAAGACTTCCCAGTCGGGCTCGGATATATCTTCGATAAAAACCTTTACATTATATCCCCTGTCTCTCAGGATTGTGGCAAGAAGGACGGCACCGAGCCTCGGTATAGCAGAACGGCTGAATATATGGGCACCCGGAGATCTTACCTCAATGAAATAAACATTTTTGATATCCATATAAAAAGACAATAGCACTAACCTGAAATAGTGTCAATAAAATTCCTCCACAATCTTATTCCGCAGAATAGAGCAAGGAACAAATAAACAATCCCATGAATCGTATTGCCGAGTAAGACCATACCAGAGCCTATCGTGATTCCGTATATAAATATAGAACCATAAACCCATAGAATAATATCTCTTAGAGGTTTTTTTCTTCTGTCCGTCGTCCCTGCATCTTTAATCTGCAATCTTTTCTCAATGCTCTTCCAGCCAATACCCCCTGGCGATGTATTTCTGTAAAATTCAATAAGTCTTTTTTCCTCAACTGGACTTGTGATAAGCGTAACCAGAACCCATATCACCGTTGAAAGTAAGATTATTATGGCAAGTTTTACGTAAAACGGCATCAGTGGATGCAATATGTATAAATATGATGATATGGCGGTGGATGCTATCATCGCTGATATCTCGCTCCAGGCGTTTATCCTCCACCAGTACCACCTAAGGAGATATACGAGACCTGTACCGCTGCCAAACGCGATGAGAAATTTGAAAACCTCAATAATAGAAGTGGCATAGTATGTGACTATCCCCGTTATGATACTGAGAATAATGGTGACTACTCTTGCAATCATAACGTAGTGTCTTTCAGTAGCATTAATCTTTACGAATCTCCTGTAAAAATCATTAATAAAGTATGCAGATGAAAGGTTAAGGTATGTGCTTAGGGTTGACATGAATGCCGCAAAAAAGGATGCGAGCATGAGTCCTCTAAAACCTGTTGGTAGTAAATCAACCATCATCTGCGGATAGACCGATTCATGGTCCTTGACAGTGGGGTAGAGTATCAGAGAAGCGAGTGCAGCGAGTATCCAGGGCCATGAACGGAGGGCATAGTTTGCGATGTTAAAGTAAAATGTTGCCATGATTGAATGCCTTTCGTCTTTACACGATGCCATCCTCTGGACAATAACGCCTCCACCATCAGATGAGTATTTTGACCACCAGCTCAGTCCCATGTATGCAATAAATGTGAGGACTGCAGGTCCAAATAACCCTGAATCAAGTGGAGGGAAAAAGTCTGTGTAATGCTGGTTTCCTCCCAGAGTATATTCTATATTAGACTTCAAATTAGATAATCCACCTGACTCCCTTACAGCGAAATACGCAAGCAGGACAGCACCTATCATAGCAATTATGAACTGAAAGAAATCAGTAAGTATTACACCCCAGTATCCTGAGAGTAGCGAATAAAGTATAGTTACGCCACTTGATATGGCTATAGCCTCCCACTTCCCCCAGCCGACCACAACATCGAGTATCTTTGCCATAGCGAGGATTACCTGTGCCTTTATGATGGTATGTATGGCGACAGAAAAGTATATAGCCCTGAAGCCTCTTAATACTGCTGCAGATTTACCTGAGTATCTAATTTCTGTGAGTTCTACATCAGTCATTACACCTGCCTTCTTCCAGAGTCTTGCAAATACAAAGACAGAAAGCATGCCGCTCATAACAAAACACCACCACTGCCAGTTCTCATAGATCCCATACGAACGAACGAGCCCTGTCACATACAGCGGTGTATCTGATGAGAATGTTGTTGCTACCATTGAGGTCCCTGCGAGCCACCACGGAAGATTTCTGCCTGAAAGAAAAAACTCATTTGTGCTTGAGGACGCCCTCTTTGTGAAATAAATGCCGATAGCAACGGAAAGAAGCATATAGATTGTTACGATTGACCAGTCAAGAGTGGTAAGCATTGTTCTGAATTATTTAAAATCTCCGAGATGGATGTCAAGGAATAACTAAAAGAAGTCTGCTAATAGGTCAAGAAAGAATGTAGAATGTAACATCTAAGGTGTAATCCTGAACCGCACACGCCCGATAATCTGTTCACCATTTGTTATTAATAAAGGGATTAGAGCCGAAATAGTGGAAAATCTTTTTCATAGTGCAACAGGCAACCTTCCTTTAAACGGTACCTTACCTCTGATACAGTTTATCACAGATTCCTGTACTTCCTCTGTTGGCTCATATGCGGCAACAAGGACATCCGCATCTGTGAAATGCCTGAGGAGATAGGGACTTCCGAAGGAAACCACGATTGAAACCAGACAGTTCTTTATAATCTCCTTTGTCTTTGTGATTAATACTTCATTCATTCCCGAACTTCCCTTTCCTGCTGCTATCTTTGAAAAAAGGACAATGACTGCTATTTTGTATGACTTTTCCTTTAATTGAAGCTTCGCTTCGAAATGTAAGGAATTAATCTTTCTTTCATATTCGCTCTCTAACGCTCGCTGTGCATTTTCCTCTATCAATGCTGATCTTTTGAAATATCTTTTTAATGTTGATCCTGTGTCTTTCATCATGTCGTCGTCAACAATTATTAAGGGTATATTTAATATCTTGTGAATCGGAAGTATACTTCCATTTTCTTTGACAAGTGTAATAGACCTCTGTGTGATAGATTCAGAGATTCTTCTGTTAGAACGAAAATCCACAGAAGACTTTTCAAATCTCAGACGATTTTTAACCTTAAGTATT
This genomic window from Nitrospirota bacterium contains:
- a CDS encoding sodium:solute symporter family protein, which encodes MLTTLDWSIVTIYMLLSVAIGIYFTKRASSSTNEFFLSGRNLPWWLAGTSMVATTFSSDTPLYVTGLVRSYGIYENWQWWCFVMSGMLSVFVFARLWKKAGVMTDVELTEIRYSGKSAAVLRGFRAIYFSVAIHTIIKAQVILAMAKILDVVVGWGKWEAIAISSGVTILYSLLSGYWGVILTDFFQFIIAMIGAVLLAYFAVRESGGLSNLKSNIEYTLGGNQHYTDFFPPLDSGLFGPAVLTFIAYMGLSWWSKYSSDGGGVIVQRMASCKDERHSIMATFYFNIANYALRSWPWILAALASLILYPTVKDHESVYPQMMVDLLPTGFRGLMLASFFAAFMSTLSTYLNLSSAYFINDFYRRFVKINATERHYVMIARVVTIILSIITGIVTYYATSIIEVFKFLIAFGSGTGLVYLLRWYWWRINAWSEISAMIASTAISSYLYILHPLMPFYVKLAIIILLSTVIWVLVTLITSPVEEKRLIEFYRNTSPGGIGWKSIEKRLQIKDAGTTDRRKKPLRDIILWVYGSIFIYGITIGSGMVLLGNTIHGIVYLFLALFCGIRLWRNFIDTISG
- a CDS encoding radical SAM protein, whose translation is MDIKNVYFIEVRSPGAHIFSRSAIPRLGAVLLATILRDRGYNVKVFIEDISEPDWEVLKEADIIGISTITSTALRAYQLAKKFSAMGIPIILGGPHPTFLPEEGLAYADYVIRGEGEETIVELIEHLSSGKSLNGISGLSYKDRDGIIIHNSHRGLIHDMDAAPIPDFDLVHNWGAKTTIPIATSRGCPFNCRFCSVIPMFGRKYRFKSIERVMKELRMVASEKVHIFFIDDNFAANKERTKTLLRGFLDEDIRIEWSAQVRTDIASDPELIDLMAKTGCFNVYVGFESINPQTLAFYNKHQSLEDIIKCIKILKDSSIGIHGMFVFGGDTDDIKTIKSTQRFARRLDIDSVQFMMLTPLPGTPIFDELMQEGRIIHTDWSKYDAHHAVFEPKLMTAFELHIETLKAMAKFYSWSRIFRNFLRFDYFYGFVGLYGKKSVKKALASSKEYLSSLYNRYVHRPPYTRYQQF